A stretch of the Mesorhizobium sp. Pch-S genome encodes the following:
- a CDS encoding ATP-binding protein: protein MKRFLPQTLPAWVLLVVIASLLVSQVATLYIVARDRAAASDVVDYYRLNDRAFAVVQLLYSATPVDRKRMASGVASTSYALTVSDTPVVASSIAQDDQLAELEDILVSRLSRFGVIEARVRRDAATESEKPPRRPGTDIGQVEKDLLTLSAGFAHSDKLTASIQFSDGQWLNFTEPIIPPGPVLSPESLPLYGIMAGLVVVMSVWSIRRLTAPYRIMETAVKRISKDLKSPAISEAGSREIRTAARAINVMQSRLREYVEDREQLAAALAHDLRTPLTRMRLRLALLRKSKLREDLARDLGDIEDIARSVIDFATFEVAEEKSERIDFVSLVESIADGFPDVTLDDNELPSRELICRARPVALRRCVTNLVQNAVTYGQRAQLSLHHSDNQIALVIRDEGPGIPQAKLDAVFSPFIRLEKSRNRETGGLGLGLTIARNIARAAGGEIYLSNHPEGGLQTELRLPLAT from the coding sequence ATGAAGCGATTCCTGCCTCAGACCCTGCCTGCCTGGGTCCTGTTGGTGGTGATCGCCAGCCTGCTCGTCAGCCAGGTTGCGACCCTCTACATCGTTGCGCGCGACCGCGCCGCGGCATCCGACGTCGTCGACTATTATCGGCTGAACGATCGTGCCTTCGCCGTCGTGCAACTGCTCTATTCGGCCACACCGGTGGACCGCAAGCGCATGGCTTCAGGGGTGGCAAGCACCAGCTACGCACTGACGGTTTCGGACACGCCGGTCGTCGCGTCGTCAATCGCCCAGGACGATCAACTGGCGGAACTGGAAGATATTCTCGTCAGTCGCCTGTCTCGCTTCGGCGTCATCGAAGCGAGAGTGCGGCGTGACGCCGCCACCGAATCCGAAAAGCCGCCGCGCAGGCCAGGCACCGACATCGGCCAGGTGGAGAAGGATCTGCTAACGCTCTCCGCAGGTTTTGCGCACAGCGACAAGCTGACCGCCTCGATCCAGTTCTCCGACGGTCAATGGCTGAACTTCACCGAACCGATCATCCCGCCGGGACCGGTGTTGAGTCCGGAAAGCCTGCCGCTCTACGGCATCATGGCCGGGCTGGTGGTTGTGATGTCGGTCTGGTCCATCCGTCGCCTGACCGCGCCCTACAGGATCATGGAAACGGCGGTGAAGCGCATCAGCAAGGATCTGAAAAGTCCTGCGATATCCGAAGCCGGCAGTCGTGAGATCAGAACCGCGGCGCGCGCCATCAATGTGATGCAGTCGCGGCTGCGCGAATATGTCGAGGACCGCGAACAGCTGGCGGCTGCGCTGGCGCACGACCTGCGCACCCCGCTCACCCGCATGCGCCTGCGGCTTGCGCTGCTGCGCAAATCGAAGCTGCGCGAAGACCTTGCCAGGGACCTCGGCGATATCGAGGACATCGCCCGCTCCGTCATCGACTTCGCCACCTTCGAGGTGGCCGAAGAGAAGAGCGAGCGCATCGATTTCGTATCCCTTGTGGAGTCGATTGCCGACGGCTTCCCGGACGTGACGCTGGATGACAACGAACTGCCTTCGCGTGAACTGATATGCAGGGCGAGACCGGTCGCGCTCAGGCGATGCGTCACCAACCTCGTCCAGAATGCGGTGACCTATGGTCAGCGAGCGCAGCTCAGCCTGCACCATTCGGATAACCAGATTGCCCTGGTCATCCGGGACGAAGGCCCCGGCATACCGCAGGCCAAGCTCGATGCCGTGTTCAGCCCGTTCATCCGGCTGGAGAAATCGCGCAATCGCGAGACGGGTGGTCTCGGCCTCGGCTTGACGATCGCCCGCAACATTGCTCGCGCCGCCGGCGGCGAAATCTATCTGTCAAACCATCCGGAAGGCGGGCTTCAGACCGAACTGCGCCTGCCACTCGCTACCTAG
- a CDS encoding DUF2333 family protein: MLDPIVNFITRIFQWIGRGIGLLIGIILWPFMWLGRWYFQRGWILKTLVGVGLLILLALYANFFYATQWWNNFDPNYVDKYKFESRNVSAGEQVTAGGGTDTTKSCGRSAIADVAADLTDFNVNQNAWISSMILYKVGLFGYDWDKTPFMDNKASFQRGINQAVRRTATELADNMGRVRTTSQIDGDLQDARGNLQFDEYTWYFGLSPFGPKTPTPSYYRDAIKKLRAFNARLGACQAVFDARADNLKQYLDRIASDIGSTSAILKDRAENYNYGFFDPRADDRFWFAYGQLYAYYGLMMAAQADYEDVLKQKNLKSLWDTMDAQFVSALRIQPWLIANSDETGIFATHLTTMGFYVLRVRSNLVEISNVLAQ; this comes from the coding sequence ATGCTAGATCCGATCGTGAATTTCATCACCCGGATATTCCAGTGGATAGGCCGCGGCATCGGCCTGCTGATCGGCATCATCCTGTGGCCGTTCATGTGGCTCGGCCGCTGGTATTTTCAGCGCGGCTGGATCCTGAAGACCCTGGTGGGCGTCGGCCTGCTCATCCTCCTCGCCCTCTACGCCAACTTCTTCTATGCCACGCAGTGGTGGAACAATTTCGATCCGAACTATGTCGACAAGTACAAATTCGAAAGCCGTAACGTCTCGGCGGGCGAACAGGTGACTGCCGGCGGCGGCACCGACACGACCAAATCGTGCGGACGCTCTGCGATTGCAGACGTCGCGGCGGACCTGACCGATTTCAACGTGAACCAGAACGCCTGGATCTCCTCCATGATCCTCTACAAGGTCGGCCTTTTCGGTTACGACTGGGACAAGACGCCGTTCATGGACAACAAAGCCTCGTTCCAGCGTGGCATCAACCAGGCGGTGCGACGCACCGCCACCGAACTCGCCGACAATATGGGCCGTGTCCGCACCACGTCGCAGATCGACGGCGACCTGCAGGATGCCCGCGGCAATCTGCAGTTCGACGAATACACCTGGTACTTCGGCCTGAGCCCGTTCGGCCCCAAGACGCCGACGCCGAGCTACTACCGTGATGCGATCAAGAAACTGCGTGCTTTCAATGCCAGGCTCGGCGCCTGCCAGGCGGTCTTCGATGCCCGCGCCGACAATCTCAAGCAGTATCTCGACCGTATCGCATCCGACATCGGCTCGACCTCGGCGATTCTCAAGGACCGGGCAGAGAACTACAATTATGGCTTCTTCGACCCGCGTGCGGATGATCGCTTCTGGTTCGCCTATGGTCAGCTCTATGCCTATTACGGACTGATGATGGCAGCGCAGGCAGACTACGAGGACGTGCTCAAGCAGAAGAACCTCAAGAGCCTGTGGGACACCATGGATGCCCAGTTCGTCTCCGCCCTGCGCATCCAGCCCTGGCTTATCGCAAACAGCGATGAAACAGGCATCTTCGCCACGCATCTGACGACGATGGGCTTCTACGTCCTGCGCGTCCGCTCGAACCTGGTCGAAATCAGCAACGTGCTGGCGCAATAG
- a CDS encoding DUF559 domain-containing protein: MRGGNESRTSRARLLRRVDNEAEEKLWYELRGRRLNGYKFVRQLPIGPYFADFACREANLVVEVDGSQHATSQTDRFRDETMNGNGWSVLRIWHADVLKDRRSVLDTILAALDGTLDQKMTSHDIKFLPASTGVDKQP; the protein is encoded by the coding sequence ATGCGTGGCGGCAATGAGTCCAGAACCTCAAGAGCGCGATTGCTTCGGCGCGTAGACAATGAGGCCGAGGAAAAGCTCTGGTACGAACTTCGCGGAAGGCGCCTGAATGGCTACAAATTTGTCCGCCAGTTACCGATCGGCCCGTATTTTGCGGACTTCGCATGTCGCGAAGCAAACCTTGTCGTCGAAGTTGATGGTAGCCAGCATGCCACAAGCCAGACAGATCGCTTCCGGGACGAAACCATGAATGGAAACGGATGGTCCGTATTGCGGATTTGGCATGCAGATGTTCTCAAAGACCGACGCTCGGTCCTGGATACGATTCTCGCCGCGCTCGACGGCACGCTGGATCAGAAAATGACTTCACACGACATCAAATTCCTTCCCGCATCAACAGGTGTCGACAAACAACCATGA
- the choX gene encoding choline ABC transporter substrate-binding protein: MLRMKSIVAGFGLAALLSTSAAFAGDAASCKKVRLSDVGWTDIQATTGVASVLLTALGYEPEVIQLSVPVTYASLKNKDLDVFLGNWMPSMTNDIKDYTADGSVETISENLSGAGYGIVVPTYVAEGGVKTLTDLGKFKDKFEGKIYGIEAGNDGNRIILDMIKNPADNLQGFELVESSEAGMLTQAEQSMKENKWIAFLGWTPHPVMGAMKITYLDGMGDSGFGAATVSTNVRKGYLQECPNAGAFIKNLKFNLDMEGQMMDGILKGGNANDVAKDWLKKNPDAATPWLAGVTTFDGGDAAAAVKSAIGG, translated from the coding sequence ATGTTGCGCATGAAGTCTATCGTCGCAGGATTCGGCCTGGCTGCCTTGCTGTCCACCAGCGCGGCGTTCGCCGGCGATGCCGCAAGCTGCAAGAAGGTGCGCCTCTCGGATGTCGGCTGGACCGATATCCAGGCGACCACCGGCGTCGCATCCGTGCTGCTCACCGCGCTTGGCTACGAGCCGGAAGTCATCCAGCTCTCGGTGCCGGTCACCTATGCCTCGCTGAAAAACAAGGATCTCGACGTCTTCCTCGGCAACTGGATGCCGTCGATGACCAACGACATCAAGGATTATACAGCCGACGGTTCGGTCGAGACCATTTCGGAGAACCTTTCGGGCGCCGGTTACGGCATCGTTGTGCCGACCTATGTTGCCGAAGGCGGCGTGAAAACGCTGACCGACCTCGGCAAGTTCAAGGACAAGTTTGAGGGCAAGATCTACGGCATCGAGGCCGGCAATGACGGCAACCGCATCATCCTCGACATGATCAAGAATCCTGCTGACAACCTGCAGGGTTTCGAACTGGTCGAATCCTCGGAGGCCGGCATGCTGACGCAGGCCGAGCAGTCGATGAAGGAAAACAAGTGGATCGCCTTCCTCGGCTGGACACCGCATCCGGTGATGGGCGCCATGAAGATCACCTATCTCGATGGTATGGGTGACTCCGGCTTCGGCGCGGCGACCGTCTCGACCAATGTTCGCAAGGGCTATCTGCAGGAGTGCCCGAATGCGGGTGCCTTCATCAAGAACCTGAAGTTCAATCTGGATATGGAAGGCCAGATGATGGATGGCATCCTCAAGGGCGGCAATGCCAACGACGTCGCAAAGGACTGGCTGAAAAAGAACCCGGACGCTGCAACGCCCTGGCTTGCCGGCGTGACGACCTTTGATGGTGGCGATGCGGCTGCTGCTGTGAAAAGCGCGATCGGCGGCTGA
- a CDS encoding DUF6638 family protein, with protein sequence MDLLRDNELIYGRLLPVDEPHLIDRYNKALKAFGFKPTRLKSFHVDRTGFSPEIAEECGDYDYLDPNGINRRFIILTPSQIDLPVVHTAFSNTSQLMFEFMSKNSRAIDALTIKDVIYGEIEDSVSTVNDIEDLLSINQVEFRVLSAEDVLGKASELGTLVDRLKQEPNAWRDNKMLERMVELAKVTGDIRENALVPDQVIFRHNAYWTSHFGGLYVFVDPDVTTVIGDPAAPGFRRSRPWQVSYLSIKDPDAVFRFLASSGRIELPRASWIESSGYLEHRAEMVVRNLIWHSDPDRNLSSVDKVWLQTWIHNNASTINRDGDFPFLNAAKREIGQLGQLKIEDVQPRQRFLVVRAKPRHADAWLTNRLISDFVPSDFVARYVFNKQGFYKDYEGFSEAWRSHVVDVLKTTYLRDKETFRNRLYGLTD encoded by the coding sequence ATGGACCTCCTGCGCGACAACGAACTCATCTACGGCCGGCTGCTGCCGGTCGACGAGCCGCATCTCATCGACCGCTACAACAAGGCGCTGAAGGCGTTCGGCTTTAAGCCCACCAGGCTGAAGAGTTTTCACGTCGATCGAACCGGTTTCTCACCCGAGATCGCCGAGGAATGCGGCGACTATGACTATCTCGATCCCAACGGCATCAACCGCCGGTTCATCATCCTGACCCCGTCGCAGATTGACCTGCCGGTGGTGCACACGGCTTTCTCGAACACCTCACAGCTGATGTTCGAGTTCATGTCGAAGAACAGCCGCGCCATCGACGCGCTGACGATCAAGGACGTCATCTATGGCGAGATCGAGGATTCGGTCTCGACGGTGAATGACATCGAGGATCTGCTCTCCATCAACCAGGTGGAGTTCCGTGTCCTCTCGGCCGAGGACGTCCTCGGCAAGGCTTCGGAACTCGGCACGCTGGTCGACCGGCTGAAGCAGGAACCCAACGCCTGGCGCGACAACAAGATGCTCGAGCGCATGGTGGAGTTGGCCAAGGTCACCGGCGACATCCGCGAAAACGCGCTGGTGCCCGACCAGGTCATTTTCCGCCACAACGCCTATTGGACGAGCCATTTCGGCGGGCTGTACGTTTTCGTTGACCCCGATGTGACCACCGTCATCGGCGACCCTGCCGCACCGGGGTTCCGGCGCTCGCGGCCATGGCAGGTGAGTTACCTGTCGATCAAGGATCCTGACGCCGTCTTCCGTTTCCTCGCTTCCAGCGGTCGTATCGAGTTGCCGCGCGCTTCGTGGATCGAAAGCTCCGGCTATCTCGAGCACCGCGCCGAAATGGTGGTGCGCAACCTGATCTGGCATTCCGACCCGGATCGCAATCTGTCCAGCGTCGACAAGGTCTGGCTGCAGACCTGGATCCACAACAACGCTTCGACGATCAACCGTGACGGCGATTTCCCCTTCCTTAATGCCGCCAAGCGCGAGATCGGCCAGCTTGGCCAGCTCAAGATCGAGGATGTGCAGCCCCGGCAGCGCTTCCTGGTCGTTCGTGCCAAACCAAGGCATGCCGATGCCTGGCTGACCAACCGGCTGATCTCGGATTTTGTACCCTCGGATTTCGTTGCCAGGTACGTCTTCAACAAACAGGGTTTCTACAAGGACTATGAAGGCTTCAGCGAGGCCTGGCGGTCACATGTTGTCGACGTCCTGAAAACCACATATCTCAGGGACAAGGAGACGTTCAGAAACCGTCTCTATGGCCTGACCGACTAG
- the choV gene encoding choline ABC transporter ATP-binding protein, whose amino-acid sequence MTVAVDFKNVDIVFGPDTRDALAMVDKGATRAEILEQTGNVLGCAGANLTVNEGEISVLMGLSGSGKSTLLRAVNRLNIVSRGQVMVKNGNGMVDVVSCDEATLRQLRQHQVAMVFQQFGLLPWRTVEENVGLGLELAGVPEAERKTRVEKQLKLVNLDPWAKKYAHELSGGMQQRVGLARAFATEAPILLMDEPFSALDPLIRTKLQDELLQLQKTLKKTIIFVSHDLEEALKIGNTITIMEGGRIVQSGPPEDIVLKPANDYVREFISNVNPLSVLTAWNVMRDRRDLETADDGWIWLDRRKTTRFKIDSHGLVAAAERDGKPAVWISCADVERQPDEASQVFWATPGTSLKTVMLAMHRSQTAPVALFDDQSRFVGAIGIRDVLSAVLRR is encoded by the coding sequence ATGACTGTTGCCGTCGATTTCAAGAATGTCGACATCGTTTTCGGCCCGGATACGCGCGATGCGCTGGCAATGGTCGACAAAGGAGCGACCCGCGCGGAGATCCTGGAGCAGACCGGCAATGTTCTGGGTTGTGCCGGAGCCAATCTCACCGTCAATGAAGGTGAGATATCCGTGCTGATGGGGCTGTCCGGTTCCGGCAAGTCGACGCTGCTGCGTGCCGTCAACCGGCTCAACATCGTCAGCCGTGGCCAGGTGATGGTAAAGAATGGCAACGGCATGGTCGACGTCGTCTCCTGCGACGAGGCGACATTGCGCCAATTGCGCCAGCATCAGGTCGCCATGGTGTTCCAGCAGTTCGGTCTTTTGCCCTGGCGCACCGTGGAGGAGAATGTCGGTCTGGGCCTCGAACTTGCCGGTGTACCGGAAGCTGAACGCAAGACGCGCGTGGAGAAGCAGCTCAAGCTCGTCAACCTCGATCCGTGGGCGAAAAAGTACGCGCATGAGCTGTCCGGCGGCATGCAGCAGCGCGTCGGCCTGGCCCGGGCCTTCGCCACGGAAGCGCCGATCCTGCTGATGGATGAACCCTTCTCGGCACTCGATCCGCTGATCCGCACCAAGCTGCAGGACGAACTGCTGCAACTGCAGAAGACGCTGAAGAAGACCATCATCTTCGTCAGCCATGATCTCGAGGAAGCACTCAAGATCGGCAATACGATCACCATCATGGAAGGCGGGCGCATCGTGCAGTCCGGCCCACCCGAAGACATCGTGCTGAAGCCGGCCAACGACTATGTGCGTGAGTTCATCTCCAACGTGAATCCGCTCTCTGTGCTGACTGCGTGGAATGTCATGCGCGATCGTCGCGACCTGGAAACCGCGGATGATGGGTGGATCTGGCTCGACCGGCGCAAGACGACGCGGTTCAAGATCGACAGCCACGGGCTGGTGGCTGCCGCGGAACGCGATGGCAAGCCGGCGGTTTGGATTTCCTGCGCTGACGTGGAACGCCAGCCCGACGAGGCATCGCAGGTATTCTGGGCGACGCCTGGAACGTCGCTGAAGACGGTGATGCTTGCGATGCACCGCTCGCAGACTGCGCCGGTGGCACTGTTCGACGACCAGTCGCGGTTCGTCGGCGCCATCGGTATTCGCGACGTGCTGTCGGCTGTTCTGCGGCGCTAG
- the choW gene encoding choline ABC transporter permease subunit, producing the protein MDPVSNFLVAWKIPVGLWGKAFFTFLTDNFNTIFRGFSNGLNTLLDGIVNLLLMMPPVVVVLLIALLAWWLQRSRALAIGVLLSLLFIINQGLWKQTVQTLVLVVAAAAASMAIGVPLGIWAAHKPKVYRVMLPVLDLMQTLPTFVYLIPVLTLFGLGNAPGLIVTIIFVIPTAVRLTHLGVTSVPKAIIEAGEAFGATKRQLLWKVELPAALPTIMAGLTQCIMLSLSMVVFAALIGAGGLGTEINRALGSRKIDLGLEAGLAIVVLAIVLDRMTRIGVGGKK; encoded by the coding sequence ATGGATCCCGTTTCGAATTTCCTGGTCGCTTGGAAAATACCGGTCGGCTTGTGGGGAAAGGCGTTCTTCACGTTCCTCACTGACAACTTCAACACCATTTTCCGCGGTTTCTCGAACGGGCTGAACACGCTGCTCGACGGCATCGTCAATCTGCTTCTGATGATGCCGCCTGTTGTCGTCGTCCTGCTGATCGCGCTGCTTGCGTGGTGGCTGCAGCGCTCCAGGGCGCTGGCGATCGGCGTCCTGCTCAGCCTGCTCTTCATCATCAACCAGGGCCTGTGGAAACAGACCGTCCAGACGCTCGTTCTCGTCGTTGCCGCTGCCGCCGCCTCCATGGCGATCGGCGTGCCGCTTGGCATCTGGGCCGCTCACAAGCCGAAGGTCTACAGGGTCATGCTGCCGGTCCTGGACCTGATGCAGACGCTGCCGACCTTCGTCTATCTGATCCCGGTGCTCACCCTGTTCGGACTTGGCAACGCTCCGGGTCTCATCGTCACCATCATCTTCGTTATTCCAACGGCGGTGCGCCTGACTCACCTGGGTGTCACCTCGGTGCCGAAAGCGATCATCGAGGCCGGCGAAGCCTTTGGTGCCACCAAACGCCAGCTTCTGTGGAAGGTCGAACTGCCGGCGGCGCTGCCGACCATCATGGCGGGATTGACCCAGTGCATCATGCTGTCGCTGTCGATGGTGGTGTTCGCCGCGCTGATCGGCGCCGGCGGCCTTGGCACCGAGATCAACCGCGCACTTGGCTCACGCAAGATCGACCTTGGACTTGAAGCTGGTCTTGCCATCGTGGTGCTGGCGATCGTGCTCGACCGCATGACGCGTATCGGCGTGGGAGGCAAGAAATGA
- a CDS encoding cytochrome c family protein — MKRQALGPAIAILATLVALPALADGDAVAGKKVFNKCMACHDATSEKDRLGPHLLGVIGRTAGTAPSYLAKYSQAMKDAGAAGLVWDETSLADYLRSPKQKVPGNKMAYMGLKDDTEIANVIAYLKADPKP; from the coding sequence ATGAAACGCCAGGCACTCGGCCCAGCCATCGCCATTCTCGCCACGCTCGTTGCCCTGCCCGCGCTCGCGGATGGTGACGCGGTCGCCGGCAAGAAAGTGTTCAACAAATGCATGGCCTGCCATGACGCCACATCCGAAAAGGACAGGCTCGGACCGCATCTGCTGGGCGTCATCGGCCGCACCGCCGGCACCGCGCCAAGCTATCTGGCCAAATATTCGCAGGCCATGAAGGACGCGGGCGCTGCAGGCCTCGTCTGGGACGAGACCTCGCTGGCCGACTATCTGCGCAGCCCGAAACAGAAGGTTCCAGGCAACAAGATGGCTTACATGGGCCTGAAGGACGACACTGAGATCGCCAATGTCATCGCGTATCTGAAAGCCGATCCGAAACCGTAA
- a CDS encoding thymidine kinase encodes MAKLYFNYATMNAGKTTMLLQASYNYRESGMTTMLFVAGHYRKGDTGFISSRIGLEAEAEMFRSGDDLYARIAEHHEHTTVHCIFIDEAQFLEEEQVWQLARVADRLGIPVMCYGLRTDFQGNLFTGSRALLAIADDLREVRTICRCGRKATMVVRLGPDGKVARQGEQVAIGKDIYVSLCRRHWEEEMGRAQPDDFIGFSRP; translated from the coding sequence ATGGCCAAGCTCTATTTCAACTACGCAACCATGAACGCCGGCAAGACCACCATGCTCTTGCAGGCTTCCTACAATTATCGCGAAAGCGGCATGACCACGATGCTGTTCGTAGCCGGCCACTACCGCAAGGGAGACACGGGTTTCATCTCGTCGCGCATCGGCCTGGAGGCGGAGGCGGAAATGTTCCGCAGCGGCGACGACCTCTATGCCCGCATCGCCGAGCACCACGAACACACCACCGTGCACTGCATCTTCATCGACGAGGCACAGTTCCTGGAGGAAGAACAGGTCTGGCAGCTCGCGCGTGTTGCCGACCGGCTCGGCATTCCCGTGATGTGTTACGGCCTGCGCACCGACTTCCAGGGCAATCTTTTCACCGGTTCGCGCGCCCTTCTGGCAATAGCTGATGACCTGCGCGAAGTACGCACCATCTGTCGCTGCGGCCGCAAGGCCACGATGGTCGTGCGCCTCGGCCCCGACGGCAAGGTCGCCCGGCAGGGCGAGCAGGTGGCGATCGGCAAGGACATCTATGTTTCGCTCTGCCGCCGTCACTGGGAGGAGGAGATGGGCCGCGCGCAACCCGATGATTTCATCGGCTTTTCACGCCCCTGA
- a CDS encoding AAA family ATPase codes for MDTGLTTIPEADIEKHRATAQSFITRIVVLEDSSGESGTALAGTGRRFVSTVSSGSLRKTREVELQKTVASIRPDDQLMSIPQHTLLYRARRGIAVALAVSDIFARSTDLESMQAQNARSPLEGDQATQFKKLLSASAYVAAFAFASYLAQLIDGDGEAPNDIAEPDFLFDTPQDAVKSLVAGLDKALAGTKDDADLLTRAKSFARVAIDGLLARKARFDGLGAFENTHLRIDTDDFTIDGFDVAPGKKSKPLVMTFKKPEEVVGNHIAKYQSVKLAKMLMAYDFDRELNPFVELGGFLFTFIGDGAPGTGKTTLIQMIAGLVNDYCKVAGYPFAYENFGVDQISSYQGKSGQNCRQFINNVLNPRAIGFGTIDDIDQVAAKRSDDRASAGQQEITGVLMDAFAGAGTVVRGNCAFGMFSNYPENVDDALRQRAGARWLVDGPQTRDDYIDIFVLLAGKNHKIPLGEHKLYAAQEIQRAVAEAYEGHDKPHEDGLLKVYDRFIKESGEPKTLEDVGSYLHLIKEAEPRFTGRAIKNVTDAIKMRAMDIELPDEWFEKPEAFMHKSYDDKKAMIEELRRPFDMDVIMQEINRYADSEFRYADKSDDAAVDRLLRDARLRERAVREMEELKKKGLWNA; via the coding sequence ATGGACACCGGGCTTACCACCATTCCCGAAGCCGACATCGAGAAGCACCGCGCCACCGCGCAGAGCTTCATCACCCGCATTGTCGTGCTGGAGGATTCGTCCGGCGAATCCGGCACGGCGCTTGCCGGCACGGGTCGCCGCTTCGTCTCAACGGTTTCGAGCGGATCGCTGCGCAAGACGCGCGAGGTCGAGCTGCAGAAGACAGTGGCCTCCATTCGACCCGACGATCAGTTGATGTCGATCCCGCAACACACGCTCCTTTACCGTGCCCGACGCGGCATTGCCGTGGCATTGGCGGTTTCCGACATCTTCGCGCGCTCGACCGACCTTGAAAGCATGCAGGCGCAGAACGCGCGTTCACCACTCGAGGGTGATCAGGCCACACAATTCAAGAAGCTGCTTTCCGCCTCCGCCTATGTCGCTGCTTTCGCTTTTGCTTCCTATCTGGCTCAGCTCATTGACGGCGATGGTGAGGCGCCGAACGACATAGCCGAACCGGATTTTCTGTTCGACACGCCGCAGGATGCGGTGAAATCTCTTGTTGCCGGCCTCGACAAGGCTCTCGCCGGCACCAAAGACGACGCCGATCTCCTGACTCGTGCGAAGAGCTTTGCGCGCGTTGCCATCGATGGCCTGCTTGCACGCAAGGCCCGCTTCGACGGGCTTGGCGCCTTCGAGAACACACACCTTCGCATCGACACCGACGACTTCACCATCGATGGGTTCGATGTCGCGCCCGGCAAGAAGTCGAAACCGCTGGTGATGACCTTCAAGAAACCCGAAGAGGTCGTCGGCAATCACATCGCCAAATACCAGTCGGTGAAGCTGGCCAAGATGCTGATGGCCTACGACTTCGACCGGGAGCTGAATCCGTTTGTCGAACTCGGTGGTTTCCTGTTCACCTTCATCGGCGACGGCGCACCCGGCACCGGCAAGACGACGCTGATCCAGATGATCGCCGGCCTGGTCAACGACTATTGCAAGGTCGCCGGCTATCCCTTCGCCTATGAGAATTTCGGCGTCGACCAGATCTCGTCCTACCAGGGAAAATCCGGCCAGAACTGCCGACAGTTCATCAACAATGTGCTCAATCCGCGCGCGATCGGCTTCGGCACCATCGACGACATCGACCAGGTGGCGGCCAAGCGTTCCGACGACCGTGCATCCGCCGGACAGCAGGAAATCACCGGCGTGCTGATGGATGCCTTTGCCGGCGCCGGCACGGTGGTACGCGGCAACTGCGCCTTCGGCATGTTTTCCAACTATCCCGAAAATGTCGACGACGCGCTGCGCCAGCGCGCCGGAGCGCGCTGGCTGGTCGACGGCCCGCAGACCCGCGACGACTATATCGACATCTTCGTGCTGCTTGCCGGCAAGAACCACAAGATCCCGCTCGGCGAGCACAAGCTCTACGCCGCCCAGGAGATCCAGCGCGCCGTGGCGGAGGCTTATGAAGGTCATGACAAGCCGCATGAGGACGGCCTGCTGAAGGTTTACGACCGCTTCATCAAGGAGAGTGGCGAGCCGAAGACGCTGGAAGATGTCGGCAGCTACCTGCACCTGATCAAAGAAGCCGAGCCGCGCTTCACCGGCCGCGCCATCAAGAACGTCACCGACGCCATCAAGATGCGTGCCATGGACATCGAACTGCCGGACGAGTGGTTCGAAAAACCCGAAGCTTTCATGCACAAGAGCTACGACGACAAGAAGGCGATGATCGAGGAGTTGCGTCGTCCGTTCGACATGGACGTTATCATGCAGGAGATCAACCGCTACGCCGATTCCGAATTCCGTTACGCCGACAAGTCCGACGATGCGGCGGTCGACAGGCTGCTGCGCGACGCTCGACTGCGCGAAAGGGCAGTCAGGGAAATGGAGGAGTTGAAGAAGAAGGGGCTGTGGAACGCGTAA